Part of the Candidatus Lernaella stagnicola genome is shown below.
ATTGTTCGTTGTCCAGTTGGGTTCGATTTCCACGTTGGCGCTATCGAGCGGGATCGTCCGCTCCAATTGGGCCAAGGCGCTCTCCACCATGCGCAAGCCGGATTGCGACCATTTTTCCACGGCTTGATCTAGAGGCGCGAACACCTTGCTTTCGATGAGGTTCTCACCCTCGGTGAGCGGCGGCGGTGGCATGCCTTCTCCGGGCCGGTCCACGAGCAGCGTCTTGATGCGCAAAAAGGTGTTGTCGCAGGCACGCCGTTCCATCGCCTTGATGGAAAAACGATACCGCCGCGCGCGAATGAACCACACGAGATTCGGGTTCTCTCGATTGGATTCCGCGTCCTCATCCTCGTCCGCGTCCACGTCCGCGCCGTTTCCGGGCAGCCGCTTGTATTGGTGAACCGCGAAATGGTCGCATCCTTTAAGTGGTTCGTGGACGACCTTGTTCAGGCCGAGGCGCAACGCCGATTCCACGAACACGACGAGCGACCCGACGTAGTCCTCGCTACCGGGCTCACTGGCGTCGCTGCTGGGGAAAATCCAGACGCCGGAACAGATTGCCTGCTGACCCGCGGCGCATGTTTCTTGGTTCAGATCGCCCAGCAGTTGCAGGATCGGCCAATTGACGTCGACCAATCCCGAGGGCCAGCACGCCAAGAAAAATATCCGCATAGGAAAGCAAAGTTCGTAGCGCAGATTGTGTATCGTTTTGAGAATCGGCTCGCACGTTCTTTCCAGTCCGGCCTCTACCGGCGAACCAATCAACAATACGTCCAAGGCGCGACGGCGATTTTGAGGAATGGAAAGCATATCCTTGATGGTGCGGCCCAGCATGTGGTCGTCCAGCCGCTTATGCCAATTCGGCTCGAGGTACCCTTTGCCGTGCGTAATGTGGATCAAGCCCTCCAAGGCCTGCGTCTTCCACGGAATCATGGGTAGTTCGGCCGCGGAAGAATCGTCTTCCTCGGTAATGCACACCAAGCCGATGTCCTGCGAAATATCGGAGGACCAGTGCTTGCGTTCTTTGGCCATGTGCTTTACGGCGCTGGCACCGTCGTTGCCCACACCGATAACGAGAATTCTCACAAAAGAAAGCCTTTACTTCTTATTGCAGTTCCTTCAGGCCCTCGCGCATGCGGCGAATCACGTTCTTTTCAAAACGAGCCTCGTCACTGGGATCGTCGAACAGTTCGCCGGTGCGATCGCGCAACCTGCTGTGAGCCGCTTTGATCATTTCGGCGACGTCGTCGCTTTCTTTGTCTTCCCTCTCCACGACAAAGTCATTGATCATGTCCATCGAGTCTTGCCCGACGTCGGTATTCAACCAGCGGCTCACGTCAAGCAGCCCCGAACCGATGGGCGAGACCTTTTCCTCACCGCGAACCGTCACCCGCACGCACCATTGCTTCTTCTTCGGATCGAAACGTACAAAGCCGAACAACATCGGTTTCGTCAGCGCGTCGGCGGTGTCGATTTCGTCCTTGTCGCGATCCACCCGCGCCTGCCGTTCCGATTCTTCTTGTTGCTTGGCCACGGTTTCCAGGCGTCTCGTTTCATCGACCGGGTCGATGTAGGGCAGCGGATCCTTCTCCCACTGGGTGTCGATGTACAGCGGATAGCCGCGGCCGATACCCTTGCGCTCGGCTGCGAAGAAATCGTCCTCGTATTCCTCGCCGACGCGCCGGAACAAATGCAACGGCATGTTGCTCACCGATCGCAGGAAGATCACATGGTACGGGTCCACGCCCTTATAGAAACTGAGGCCCGGGTACGCCTCGCGCATCACGCCGCGGAAACTGCCGGCATCTTGTCCCTTACCCTCATCCTCCGGCGCCGTGGAATCAGACATCTGGAAATCGCCGCCCGATTTGCCGAAATACATCGGGTGCAAGAGGGCGACGGTTTCTTCGTGCGGATGCACGTTTTCCATCAGGTCGGTTTGCTCCAAATCCGAAACGCCGGCCAGCAAACCGGATTTATTCAAAGCAAAGCGCACCTTGTCGATGATGTGACCGCGGGCGAAAGCCTCACCCGAGCCCAATTGTTGGCCGGCATCTCCAGCCACGTACTTCGCTTCCAATTCCAGTGCTTTGCCGATCGTCAAGCCGAGTTGCTCGGGCTTCGCCTCCGAAATGTTGTCCAGTCGCGGCATGATCTGGCTGCCGAACTTGCCTTTTCCCAGTTCGATGAGCGCCTCGACAATAGTTTCAATGGAGTCGTCCGCCGTCGGTTTGACCACGATGCCGCCGGGCGCGGTTCGAGGAGCGAGCGCCTGCTGGACGGCCTCGGAAATCTCGCTTAAGTCAAAATAGTGATCTCCCTTGCGCAACTGGCCCTTTTCCGGTTTCTCGTTGACAAACTGGTCGCGATATAGCTCCCGCCAATAGCGCTTCGCCCGCACGCCGGTAGCGCGCAGGACCTCGACTTGCAGGTGGAACTCCCGACCCTCTTTTGCCGGGTCGTAGCTGCGGCCGGTCAAGAGCATCTGGCTCTGCATACGGCGCAACTGTTGGATTTTCTGCTCGGCTTTTTCCACCAGGGGCCGATACGCCCGGCACTTCTCGATGGCGACCTGCAACATGGCTTCCCAAATCGCCAACAACATCGCGGTCTTCAGCAGTCGCTCGGAGCTGTTGACCAGCAACGTATATTGGTTGTAGGCGTCCTGGCAGAGTTCCTGCAAACGGTCTTCCTGTTTGTTATAGAACCTTTTCCAAAACGCTTCGTCCTTAACTTCGTCATTGAATCGCTTATGCGGATCTTGATCGAAGTACTGTGCCTGTAGATCTTTGTCATCCAGCCAATGGAATTTTTTTCGTAGTTCCTTCTCGGCCTCGCGGTGAGTGTTGATCGGATTGTTGCTCGATTCCAACATCTGGCGCAGCCGCACGTAGAAGTACCACTCGGTCATCGGCGAAATTTTCTTTTCGTCGAACACGCGCTGGAAAAAATCGCCCGCTTCAATGTTGTTGATAATCGCCAACTGCGCGGTTTGCACCCGCGCCCAGGCCGCTTTCATGTTGATGCTGAAAGCATTGAGGATCTGGGTGTAGCGCGCTGGGTTTTGCAGCGTGCTGGGATCCATCGCCCCGAATTCGAGGCCGTTGATGACGTTGGTCACGCGTTCTTCAACTTCCTCGATCACGCGCTCCAGCAACCCTTTCCCGACATCATGTTCTTCGGCGAGTTCCGGCTCCGGACCATCGACGCTCTCCACGATGTTGAGGAAAACGCCCTTGGCGACGGCCTCGTTCGGATTGGCGGACCGTGTTTTCTTTAACTGGGCGATCTTCTGCGTCGCCATCATCTGGACATACTGCAGAAAATCCGTGTTGATCATGCGCTCGCGCTCGTTAGGATCGGCGTCAAGGAAATTCTGCGAGGAATAATCCAGACCCGCCGTAAGTCCTTTACCCTTGGTCGTTCCGTCATCCTCGGAGCGGTGGAAAGTCAAGGATTCGCGCAGGGCCCGTTCGGCGAAGCATAGCGCGCAGAATTCCAGAATTTCGCCAACCGGTACGCGCAGCACGGCCGCGCCGATCGTACCGAAATTTGGCGCGTATTGCAGGCCGGAACCCTTTTTCCAACCGGCCGGGGCGGCCTGGCTTTTCGTAAGGTTGTCCATGGCCGATCTTCGCTTGTCCTCGGCGGGCGAGAAGATGCGCAAAAACACCGCGTCGGTGCACGCCTCAAGCACTTCATCGACATGGATGTTGTGCGGCAGGCCGACCAAGAACATTTCGATCAGCGGACTGAGTGCCATCTGCAAATCGTTCTTGTTTTGGTCTTGCCGGAAGACGAACTGGAAGTCTTTCGCGTGGGACACGCCCTCATATTGCAGCTTGAACACGTAATCCCATTCCTGCAGGAAGGTGTACATGTTCGTGTTGATATCTCTGCGAATGCGGGGATCCACGTTGTCGTAAAACAGGTCCGGCAGGTACACGTAGGCTCGCTGGGCCGGCGCCCAATTGCGGGCGCGGATATGATAGTTCATCAGCGCGGCCACGTTAATCAGCCCGCCGCTACCTGTGCCGCCGGCG
Proteins encoded:
- a CDS encoding tubulin-like doman-containing protein → MAKIIEPDGRDGLISMTRAPGSWMPTIFVGIGGSGCKTVLRLAQKFNAIPNLNDDVRNLHAFMAIDTDSLDLSGLSVDIRRMGLNVVTHNISGFDRREYMSQRRSFSDWHFTDWAPDSYKFRPGDHDGAGQIRIESRLCSLRYERTLSEAINQGVLKVLLDHDNPMRWVPQGGTQTPGSIEVYYFCSGAGGTGSGGLINVAALMNYHIRARNWAPAQRAYVYLPDLFYDNVDPRIRRDINTNMYTFLQEWDYVFKLQYEGVSHAKDFQFVFRQDQNKNDLQMALSPLIEMFLVGLPHNIHVDEVLEACTDAVFLRIFSPAEDKRRSAMDNLTKSQAAPAGWKKGSGLQYAPNFGTIGAAVLRVPVGEILEFCALCFAERALRESLTFHRSEDDGTTKGKGLTAGLDYSSQNFLDADPNERERMINTDFLQYVQMMATQKIAQLKKTRSANPNEAVAKGVFLNIVESVDGPEPELAEEHDVGKGLLERVIEEVEERVTNVINGLEFGAMDPSTLQNPARYTQILNAFSINMKAAWARVQTAQLAIINNIEAGDFFQRVFDEKKISPMTEWYFYVRLRQMLESSNNPINTHREAEKELRKKFHWLDDKDLQAQYFDQDPHKRFNDEVKDEAFWKRFYNKQEDRLQELCQDAYNQYTLLVNSSERLLKTAMLLAIWEAMLQVAIEKCRAYRPLVEKAEQKIQQLRRMQSQMLLTGRSYDPAKEGREFHLQVEVLRATGVRAKRYWRELYRDQFVNEKPEKGQLRKGDHYFDLSEISEAVQQALAPRTAPGGIVVKPTADDSIETIVEALIELGKGKFGSQIMPRLDNISEAKPEQLGLTIGKALELEAKYVAGDAGQQLGSGEAFARGHIIDKVRFALNKSGLLAGVSDLEQTDLMENVHPHEETVALLHPMYFGKSGGDFQMSDSTAPEDEGKGQDAGSFRGVMREAYPGLSFYKGVDPYHVIFLRSVSNMPLHLFRRVGEEYEDDFFAAERKGIGRGYPLYIDTQWEKDPLPYIDPVDETRRLETVAKQQEESERQARVDRDKDEIDTADALTKPMLFGFVRFDPKKKQWCVRVTVRGEEKVSPIGSGLLDVSRWLNTDVGQDSMDMINDFVVEREDKESDDVAEMIKAAHSRLRDRTGELFDDPSDEARFEKNVIRRMREGLKELQ